A genomic window from Candidatus Glassbacteria bacterium includes:
- a CDS encoding tRNA (N(6)-L-threonylcarbamoyladenosine(37)-C(2))-methylthiotransferase MtaB — translation MPAKIFFRTFGCKTNQYDSALMAQSLEQAGFTLAESPAGSDWVVVNTCAVTRRGEEKARQWVRRVAREHPDTRIAVVGCSVEASGKKFTGIEGVRLLLGTEEKFRL, via the coding sequence TTGCCGGCAAAGATATTTTTTCGGACGTTCGGGTGTAAGACCAATCAGTACGACAGCGCGCTGATGGCTCAGAGCCTGGAGCAGGCCGGGTTCACCCTGGCCGAAAGCCCCGCCGGCTCGGACTGGGTGGTGGTCAATACCTGTGCTGTCACCAGGCGCGGCGAGGAGAAGGCCCGCCAGTGGGTGCGCAGGGTAGCGCGCGAGCACCCGGATACTAGGATCGCGGTGGTTGGTTGTTCTGTCGAAGCCAGCGGCAAAAAATTCACCGGGATCGAGGGCGTGCGGCTGCTGCTGGGCACCGAGGAAAAATTCCGGCTGG